The Apus apus isolate bApuApu2 chromosome 8, bApuApu2.pri.cur, whole genome shotgun sequence genome has a window encoding:
- the P2RY1 gene encoding P2Y purinoceptor 1 has translation MTEVLFSAALNGTEPNLLSSSWSVGNASTKCSLTKTGFQFYYLPTVYILVFITGFLGNSVAIWMFVFHMRPWSGISVYMFNLALADFLYVLTLPALIFYYFNKTDWIFGDIMCKLQRFIFHVNLYGSILFLTCISVHRYTGVVHPLKSLGRLKKKNAVYVSTLVWVVVVAVISPILFYSGTGIRKNKTTTCYDTTADDYLRSYFIYSMCTTVLMFCIPFILILGCYGLIVKALIYKDLDNSPLRRKSIYLVIIVLTVFAVSYLPFHVMKTLNLRARVDFQTPQMCAFNDKVYATYQVTRGLASLNSCVDPILYFLAGDTFRRRLSRATRKSSRRSEHNVQSKSEEMTLNILSEYKQNGDTSL, from the coding sequence ATGACTGAAGTCCTCTTCTCGGCTGCTTTGAATGGAACTGAACCCAACCTGTTATCCAGCAGCTGGTCTGTGGGAAATGCCTCCACCAAGTGTTCCCTGACCAAAACTGGCTTCCAGTTCTATTACCTGCCCACCGTCTACATTCTGGTCTTCATCACTGGGTTTTTGGGCAACAGTGTGGCCATCTGGATGTTTGTCTTCCACATGAGGCCTTGGAGCGGCATCTCAGTTTACATGTTCAACTTGGCACTGGCCGATTTCCTGTACGTCTTGACTCTGCCTGCCCTCATCTTTTACTACTTCAATAAAACAGACTGGATCTTCGGAGATATCATGTGCAAACTGCAGAGGTTCATCTTCCACGTGAACCTGTATGGCAGCATCCTGTTCCTGACTTGCATCAGCGTGCACAGGTACACAGGGGTGGTGCACCCCTTGAAGTCGCTGGGCAGGCTGAAGAAGAAGAACGCGGTGTACGTCAGCACCCTGGTCTGGGTCGTCGTGGTGGCCGTGATCTCTCCAATACTCTTCTACTCGGGCACGGGgataaggaaaaataagacCACGACGTGCTACGACACCACAGCTGACGATTACCTGAGAAGTTACTTCATTTACAGCATGTGCACCACTGTGCTGATGTTCTGCATCCCGTTCATACTGATCCTTGGTTGCTACGGGCTCATCGTGAAAGCTTTGATTTACAAAGATTTGGACAATTCTCCTCTCAGGAGAAAGTCGATTTACCTGGTTATTATTGTGTTGACAGTCTTTGCTGTGTCTTACCTTCCCTTCCATGTGATGAAGACCTTAAATCTAAGAGCCAGGGTGGATTTCCAGACTCCACAAATGTGTGCCTTCAACGACAAGGTTTATGCCACGTACCAAGTGACGAGGGGTCTGGCCAGCCTCAACAGCTGTGTCGACCCCATCCTTTACTTTCTGGCAGGTGATACCTTTCGAAGGCGGCTTTCCAGGGCCACCAGGAAATCGTCCAGAAGAAGCGAACACAACGTGCAGTCCAAAAGCGAGGAAATGACTCTCAATATTTTATCTGAGTATAAACAGAACGGAGACACAAGTTTGTGA